A window of the Butyricimonas virosa genome harbors these coding sequences:
- a CDS encoding zinc-dependent metalloprotease: MKIKRIIYLFLFLCVFVGGRNDVWGKEQKGSTAYQQLFNGKRVVTREGLMTLHQVDGKVLVEFPLNLLNKEMMFTSVIRSISDNGEGVVGQFSGNGTVFTFMRIDSVIQARVKVPSLGSMKNISGERAVDQALEQSNKPGIYKTFRILASTPDEKAVVVDMTSFFLEHTSYTSPFPNYAGNSMFGLVFRNHKVQPDRTILCGIKAFSNNIVVTAEQGYDVDQLFMGSMLVKKDEKVSVVSDKILMLLPEDVMRVRKADSRVGVGFVKQATFAGGGDKLQTSYWTTRWRIEPVDIEDYRNGKLVEPKKPIVFYLDSVMPSVWVKYIREGVEEWNKAFQEIGFKDVVRVIPFPKGDTLFDATNINYSVIRYAPQWLSTLQSAVYTDPRSGEILNASIYIHDNMVANVTQDRMFNTMTADSSVRRRELSDQQLGEGIKMMVAREAGLCLGFVYNVSASSVIPVDSLRSASFTQQYGLSSSVMDFLTCNYIAQPKDVCAGVRLTQENLGVYDYCLVKWSYQPIYEENEDTVLNAWVKSFREKPYCRFRRNPSVFEYDPDLDYYDLGDDPIKALNYRIKNMKVAIRNLYEWYREEDKDYSWRKALVARIQYAFTNQGVKNVARYIGGIRVDEVHADEGKPNYVPVPKVKQKEVLRYLVGLMKDLSWLDNREMMSETEINSPVENSACNTIINVLFARMPQLALCASNSDDPYTPEEYVNDLYRMVWEKTLKNTMLTDRDMNLQLLFLGKVMASSTVAAGSGILEPVRQQGFYLAEPGAERYSIYEIQKVVEVCQFMGWIGIEPELVQGFGSQPNILATTYSTSHLYLQMLLEIEQLVKSRVEHATGKTKLHYEYILHKINRAKMKE; this comes from the coding sequence ATGAAAATCAAAAGAATAATATATCTTTTTCTTTTCCTATGTGTATTTGTGGGGGGAAGAAATGACGTGTGGGGAAAAGAACAGAAAGGAAGCACGGCTTATCAGCAGCTTTTTAATGGGAAACGAGTGGTTACTAGAGAGGGGTTAATGACTTTGCATCAAGTGGATGGAAAAGTTTTGGTTGAATTTCCTTTAAATCTGTTGAACAAGGAGATGATGTTTACTTCGGTGATTCGCTCAATCAGCGATAACGGTGAAGGTGTTGTGGGACAGTTTTCGGGTAATGGCACTGTTTTTACATTTATGCGGATAGATTCCGTTATACAAGCTAGGGTGAAAGTTCCTAGTTTAGGAAGCATGAAAAATATTTCGGGAGAGCGGGCAGTTGATCAAGCTTTGGAACAATCCAATAAACCGGGAATTTATAAGACATTTCGTATTTTGGCTTCTACCCCGGACGAAAAGGCTGTAGTGGTGGATATGACCTCTTTTTTTCTAGAGCATACCTCTTATACTTCTCCTTTCCCGAATTATGCGGGAAACTCTATGTTTGGTTTGGTGTTCCGGAATCATAAAGTCCAACCGGATCGTACGATATTATGTGGGATTAAAGCTTTTTCCAATAATATTGTGGTTACTGCCGAGCAAGGATATGACGTAGACCAATTATTCATGGGATCTATGCTTGTTAAAAAAGATGAAAAAGTATCTGTTGTTTCTGATAAGATTTTGATGTTATTACCGGAAGATGTTATGCGTGTTCGTAAAGCTGATTCTCGAGTAGGAGTCGGGTTTGTGAAACAGGCAACTTTTGCCGGTGGAGGGGATAAGTTGCAGACGAGTTATTGGACTACCCGTTGGAGAATTGAGCCTGTGGATATCGAAGATTATCGGAATGGCAAGTTGGTTGAACCGAAAAAACCGATAGTTTTTTATTTGGATAGCGTGATGCCATCGGTTTGGGTAAAATATATTCGTGAGGGAGTAGAAGAATGGAACAAGGCATTTCAGGAGATTGGTTTTAAGGATGTTGTGCGAGTTATACCTTTCCCGAAAGGAGATACGCTTTTTGACGCAACGAATATTAATTATTCTGTGATCAGATATGCTCCCCAGTGGTTGTCTACTTTACAAAGTGCCGTGTATACAGACCCGCGGAGTGGGGAAATCCTGAATGCATCAATTTATATCCATGATAATATGGTTGCTAATGTTACCCAGGACAGAATGTTTAATACGATGACGGCTGATTCATCTGTGCGTCGTCGTGAACTTTCCGATCAACAATTAGGTGAGGGTATTAAAATGATGGTAGCCCGTGAAGCAGGGTTGTGTTTGGGGTTCGTGTATAACGTGAGTGCTTCATCCGTGATCCCGGTAGACTCTTTACGTTCGGCATCTTTCACGCAACAATACGGGTTGAGTTCTTCGGTGATGGATTTTCTAACATGCAATTATATTGCTCAGCCGAAGGATGTGTGTGCGGGAGTACGTTTGACACAAGAGAATTTGGGTGTATATGATTATTGTCTGGTGAAATGGTCATATCAGCCTATTTACGAGGAGAACGAGGATACGGTGTTAAATGCTTGGGTTAAGAGTTTCCGCGAAAAACCGTACTGTCGTTTCCGTAGAAATCCTTCTGTGTTTGAATATGATCCTGATTTGGATTATTACGATTTGGGGGATGATCCGATAAAAGCTTTGAATTATCGGATAAAAAACATGAAGGTTGCAATACGAAATTTGTATGAGTGGTATCGGGAAGAGGATAAAGATTATAGTTGGAGGAAGGCTCTTGTGGCAAGAATTCAATATGCTTTCACTAATCAGGGTGTAAAAAATGTTGCAAGATATATTGGTGGTATTCGGGTTGATGAAGTACATGCTGATGAAGGGAAACCTAATTATGTTCCTGTACCTAAAGTTAAACAGAAAGAGGTTTTACGTTATTTGGTTGGATTGATGAAAGATTTGTCGTGGTTGGATAACCGAGAAATGATGTCGGAAACGGAGATTAATAGTCCTGTTGAGAACAGTGCTTGTAATACTATTATAAATGTGTTGTTTGCGAGAATGCCACAATTGGCTTTATGTGCATCAAATTCCGATGATCCTTATACTCCAGAAGAGTATGTGAATGATTTGTATCGGATGGTTTGGGAAAAGACTCTAAAGAATACGATGTTAACGGATAGGGATATGAATTTACAATTATTGTTTTTAGGGAAAGTTATGGCATCGTCGACAGTTGCTGCCGGGAGTGGAATTTTGGAACCTGTAAGGCAACAGGGGTTCTATTTAGCGGAACCGGGAGCCGAGAGGTATAGTATCTATGAAATACAAAAAGTAGTAGAAGTTTGTCAGTTTATGGGATGGATAGGTATAGAGCCCGAATTGGTACAAGGATTCGGCTCTCAACCGAATATTCTTGCTACGACATACTCGACCTCACATCTTTATTTACAAATGTTGCTGGAGATAGAACAGTTGGTGAAGAGCAGAGTTGAACATGCAACGGGTAAAACAAAATTGCATTACGAGTATATTTTGCATAAAATTAATAGGGCGAAAATGAAAGAATAA
- a CDS encoding FecR family protein, which produces MDDKNINIEELIVRVLENRADSEDIRYFSKWVEEIRNREYFEKLKKIWNLSAGGHANSEILEIGVRDFRLFMEKSLKPKKRVVLMWRMGSVAAVLLMILSSVLWLRRDVSKISSGEGYSVSSGRGVVLKLADNKEIILGDSLNLTGVVGEWVCVNKVDRRGIVYKIKDSTEIEEEELCYNQIIVPAGERFLVQLSDGTKVWINSESSLRYPAYFGKSIREVEARGNVYFEVAKDSTRPFLVVSRELTTEVLGTRFEVNTYGDRDEVSATLVEGSVRVNVGSRFVVIKPDQQFTFNTKNGTIEVNKVDAARKVMWKDGVLVIDNEAFRDVIWKLERWYGVSIVNETGLVFAQSFSGEFDREDIHVAIESLCANLNITYTMDKDRIILKR; this is translated from the coding sequence ATGGATGACAAAAATATCAATATAGAAGAATTAATAGTTCGAGTACTGGAGAATCGGGCTGATTCGGAAGATATACGATATTTCTCGAAATGGGTAGAGGAGATAAGAAATCGGGAATATTTTGAGAAGCTTAAGAAAATATGGAATCTTTCCGCGGGAGGGCATGCGAATTCGGAAATATTGGAAATAGGAGTAAGAGATTTCCGTCTATTTATGGAAAAATCTTTGAAGCCGAAAAAGCGTGTGGTATTGATGTGGAGGATGGGTTCGGTTGCTGCCGTGTTATTGATGATCCTGTCTTCGGTTTTGTGGCTGCGGAGAGATGTTTCAAAGATTTCTTCGGGCGAAGGATATTCCGTTTCTTCGGGACGGGGAGTTGTTTTGAAATTGGCTGATAACAAAGAGATCATACTTGGTGATTCTTTGAATCTGACAGGTGTGGTAGGGGAGTGGGTCTGTGTTAATAAGGTGGATCGTCGGGGAATTGTATATAAGATAAAAGATTCAACGGAAATCGAAGAAGAGGAATTGTGTTATAACCAAATTATAGTTCCGGCAGGAGAACGTTTTCTGGTACAGTTGTCTGATGGTACTAAAGTGTGGATTAATTCGGAAAGTTCTTTACGTTATCCGGCTTATTTTGGTAAGAGTATTCGGGAAGTCGAAGCCCGGGGGAACGTGTATTTTGAAGTAGCCAAGGATTCGACCCGTCCGTTTTTAGTTGTTTCCAGAGAGTTGACCACGGAAGTACTGGGAACTCGTTTTGAAGTGAACACCTATGGGGATCGGGACGAAGTGAGCGCGACACTGGTGGAAGGAAGTGTACGTGTAAACGTGGGGAGTCGTTTTGTTGTTATCAAGCCTGATCAGCAATTTACGTTTAACACGAAGAATGGGACTATTGAAGTGAACAAGGTCGATGCTGCAAGGAAGGTGATGTGGAAGGATGGCGTACTGGTGATTGATAACGAGGCTTTTCGAGATGTGATCTGGAAACTGGAACGTTGGTATGGAGTATCAATTGTAAACGAGACGGGACTTGTGTTTGCTCAATCTTTTAGCGGAGAGTTTGACCGGGAAGATATTCATGTGGCGATAGAGTCGTTGTGCGCAAACTTGAATATTACTTACACGATGGATAAAGATCGAATTATTCTGAAAAGGTAA
- a CDS encoding RNA polymerase sigma-70 factor, whose protein sequence is MVVDYSEDRELLTLLRRGEISAFVDIYTAYYDALLNYADRLLNDMEAARDVVQQVYYKMWENRDTLNISLSVKAYLFKSVYHGSLNTLAHQKNIQKYEREQLTDFYFSTVIQSPEAEEALWKSDIEQAIQEAIAILPEKCREVFVLSKIEGLKNREIAEKLNISEKTVERHMSIALSKLREELDWLLQIILFFSFSHWG, encoded by the coding sequence ATGGTTGTGGATTATTCAGAAGATAGGGAATTGTTAACGTTATTAAGGCGTGGTGAGATTTCTGCATTTGTAGATATATACACTGCATATTATGATGCGTTGCTGAATTATGCCGATCGTTTGCTGAATGATATGGAGGCAGCTCGAGATGTGGTGCAACAAGTGTACTATAAGATGTGGGAAAACCGGGATACATTGAATATCTCTCTTTCTGTTAAAGCTTATCTTTTTAAATCGGTTTATCATGGTAGTCTAAACACGCTTGCTCATCAAAAGAATATTCAGAAGTATGAGCGCGAGCAGTTGACCGATTTCTATTTTTCTACCGTGATACAATCTCCCGAAGCGGAAGAGGCCTTGTGGAAGTCGGATATAGAACAGGCTATACAGGAGGCCATTGCTATTTTACCTGAAAAGTGTCGGGAGGTTTTCGTGTTGAGCAAGATTGAAGGTTTGAAGAATCGGGAAATTGCTGAAAAATTAAATATTTCAGAGAAAACAGTTGAACGTCATATGTCAATAGCGTTAAGCAAGTTACGAGAAGAATTAGATTGGCTATTGCAAATTATTTTATTTTTTTCTTTTTCTCATTGGGGGTAA